Proteins encoded within one genomic window of Trichoderma asperellum chromosome 2, complete sequence:
- the SCON2 gene encoding E3 ubiquitin ligase complex SCF subunit scon-2 has translation MESLSTAAGHEPNSLSSTLSRSHYESPSAANAAAAASLTSTAPSASPSPALSTSTVTTLPSTSISFSESVPASNSASTAAYQSSSHPPSRDNCERRREGEEETPSKGLIKMPFDLAGKTLSPFLKEHIPGLYAPVGKNLKKEDKTNPSNALVHIKDPNTKYCYRHRPDSKCRRAADETKMGTIQRELNNLPSTDQEAITHVWSLFSAAPAKHRELMLQGIITQCCFPQLSTVSREVQEQLKIDFIATLPVELSYKILCNLDTVSLCKAAQVSRRWRDLADDDVVWHRMCEQHIDRKCTKCGWGLPLLERKKLMAWNRHQHTAHANPPTRSAEQSAEPASAPAAQGSNKRAMVVRDDSGAKRSRVQTSPANGRAQLDEERKFRPWKDVYRDRYKVGYNWKTGRCSIRTFKGHENGVTCLQFDHNILATGSYDTTIKIWNVETGECIRTLRGHTSTIRTLQFDDGKLISGSFDKTIKIWNWHTGECISTLQGHTDGVLSIHFDGCKLASGSIDKTVKIFNFDTKQTWTLRGHSDWVNHVRIDSASRTVFSASDDLTVKLWDLDSKQCLKTYLGHVGQVQQILLMPPDFEPDEDPNADVGDAASATSGRGDSPVPLPEQAPDSRTAFGPGFSDSSRPLPPRYMLTGGLDNTVRLWDVATGKCIRSMFGHVEGIWGLVGDTLRVVTGANDSMTKIWEPRSGKCERSFTGHAGPVTCVGLSDSRMASGSEDGEVRLYSFEGNSLEERGTPS, from the exons ATGGAGTCCCTGTCAACTGCCGCCGGCCACGAGCCGAactctctctcctccactCTATCTCGATCCCATTATGAGTCTCCTTCGGCGGCCAATgcagctgccgctgcttctcTGACATCAACAGCGCCTTCAGCGTCGCCCTCGCCCGCCCTCTCGACCTCCACAGTGACAACACTCCCCTCAACgtccatctccttctctgaATCTGTGCCCGCCTCCAACTCTGCTTCCACAGCTGCCTACCAGTCCTCTTCCCATCCGCCATCGAGAGACAACTGCGAGCGGCGCCGcgagggcgaagaagaaacccCCTCCAAAGGACTGATCAAAATGCCCTTCGATCTCGCCGGCAAGACCCTCAGTCCCTTCCTCAAAGAACACATTCCCGGCCTGTACGCCCCCGTCGGCAAGAACCTAAAGAAAGAGGACAAGACGAATCCCAGTAATGCATTGGTACACATCAAAGACCCCAACACCAAGTATTGCTACCGTCATCGTCCCGACTCCAAGTGTCGCCGGGCAGCGGATGAGACCAAGATGGGTACCATTCAACGG GAGCTCAACAACCTCCCATCTACAGATCAAGAGGCCATTACCCATGTTTGGTCCCTCTTCTCAGCCGCGCCTGCTAAGCATCGCGAACTCATGCTGCAGGGCATCATCACCCAATGCTGCTTTCCCCAGCTCTCGACCGTCTCCCGCGAAGTTCAGGAGCAGCTCAAGATTGACTTCATCGCCACATTGCCTGTAGAATTATCGTACAAGATCCTCTGCAACTTGGATACCGTTTCTCTATGCAAGGCTGCGCAGGTCAGCCGCCGCTGGCGGGACCTGGCTGACGATGACGTCGTCTGGCACCGAATGTGCGAACAACACATTGACCGAAAGTGCACAAAGTGTGGCTGGGGCCTGCCGCTACTGGAGCGAAAAAAACTCATGGCCTGGAACCGACATCAACATACCGCGCATGCGAACCCACCCACTCGAAGCGCCGAGCAGTCGGCTGAGCCAGCCTCAGCTCCCGCCGCCCAAGGCTCCAACAAGCGAGCCATGGTGGTCCGCGACGATAGCGGCGCCAAACGATCACGAGTCCAAACTTCACCAGCCAACGGCCGAGCGCAACTCGACGAAGAACGAAAGTTTCGACCGTGGAAGGACGTATATCGGGACCGCTACAAGGTCGGATACAACTGGAAGACGGGACGATGCTCTATTAGGACGTTCAAGGGTCATGAGAACGGCGTTACCTGCCTGCAGTTTGATCACAACATCTTGGCGACGGGATCTTACGACACTACCATCAAGATCTGGAATGTCGAGACGGGAGAATGCATTCGCACGCTGCGTGGACATACCTCGACGATTAGGACTCTGCAGTTTGACGACGGCAAGCTGATCAGCGGAAGCTTTGACAAAACTATCAAGATTTGGAACTGGCACACAGGCGAGTGCATCAGTACTCTTCAGGGCCACACCGATGGCGTCTTGTCTATCCATTTCGATGGATGCAAGCTTGCTTCTGGGTCCATTGACAAGACGGTCAAGATCTTCAATTTCGACACCAAGCAGACTTGGACTCTGCGAGGCCATTCCGACTGGGTCAACCACGTGCGCATCGATTCCGCATCCCGCACCGTATTCTCGGCCTCTGACGATCTTACTGTCAAGCTGTGGGATCTGGATTCGAAGCAGTGCCTCAAGACTTATTTGGGACACGTTGGCCAGGTTCAGCAAATTTTGCTAATGCCTCCCGATTTTGAGCCGGATGAGGATCCTAACGCTGACGTAGGAGATGCTGCATCGGCAACCAGCGGACGAGGTGACTCGCCGGTACCCTTGCCAGAGCAGGCGCCCGACAGCCGTACTGCGTTTGGACCCGGTTTCTCGGATTCTTCTCGCCCCTTACCTCCACGTTACATGCTCACAGGTGGCCTCGACAACACTGTACGATTGTGGGATGTTGCCACTGGCAAGTGCATTCGCAGCATGTTTGGCCACGTCGAGGGCATCTGGGGTCTTGTTGGCGATACCCTCCGCGTTGTCACTGGTGCTAATGACTCCATGACCAAGATCTGGGAGCCTCGCTCAGGCAAATGTGAGCGTAGCTTTACGGGCCATGCCGGCCCAGTGACCTGCGTTGGACTAAGCGACAGTCGAATGGCAAGTGGCAGTGAAGACGGAGAGGTTCGTCTATACAGCTTCGAAGGCAACAGCTTGGAGGAAAGGGGGACGCCATCATAA